In Carya illinoinensis cultivar Pawnee chromosome 16, C.illinoinensisPawnee_v1, whole genome shotgun sequence, a single window of DNA contains:
- the LOC122298522 gene encoding probable LRR receptor-like serine/threonine-protein kinase At3g47570, with protein MAHASSSFCIQYFVFICCCVSSITFVVGAGNETDRLALLDFKAKITHDPLGFLSSWNDSIHFCSWQGVTCGRKHHDRVIKLDVQSQNLGGSISPQVGNLSFLRALILLNNSFIHIIPPEVGHLRRLQILALANNSISGQIPRNISGCTNLIYIRVHYNQLFGEIPPELSTLSKLQRLSLYNNNLTGSIHPSFGNLSSLEVLDAVYNNLGGSIPESFGQLKKLILLSLGSNRFAGTIPPSIFNLSSIIVFDVGDNKLRGSLPCDMGNTLPNLQHFHIFGNQFSGSIPISLANASYLYGLYIHSNKLTGKVPSVEMLYRLEAFSIHSNLFGHGGGNDLSFLCSLTNATDLRILSTNNNNLGGVLPNCISNFSTTLSLLGLGENRISGSIPRGLGNLINLETLGIAKNTISGNIPSEISYLGKLRILDLSTNNLSGNIPPSLGNLTLLISLYLGTNNLHGAIPPSLAKFQNLVELILSKNKLSGVIPPQVMGLISFSLIAVDLSANQFTGILPMEIGNFKNLESLDISENKLFGEIPASLGGCVKLEVLDMRKNFFHGSIPSSLESLRGIELLDLSNNNLSGEIPKFLERLNFLQQLDISYNHFEGEVPTKGVFRNSSATSVKGNGELCGGITELQLPKCKFKKSHKGHKLTLTLKLIISLLVALLGITLTLLCLLFSLRKKRKENPSRNSENSLLNVSYQSLLKATNGFTSANLIGVGSFGSVYKGILDQDSRTIAVKVLNLLRHGASKSCIAECEALRNIRHRNLVKVLSACSSVDFQGHDFKALVYEFMVNGNLDEWLHPNPKTNDDEALEKPQSLSLLQRLNIAIDVANALEYLHHHCDKTIVHCDLKPGNVLLDEEMTAHVGDFGLARVLVEHTRDCSTDQSSSIGIRGTMGYAPPEYGMGNEVATYGDVYSYGILLLEMFTGKRPTDDMFKDSFMLHEFVKAALPERLVDVIGPILLWEIEDQHGETRTNETPNYQRKIIVRSKIREGLSLILGIGVACSMEFPKERMNIKDVLKDLHSIREKTSWN; from the exons ATGGCGCATGCATCATCTTCTTTCTGCATACAGTATTTTGTGTTCATCTGTTGCTGTGTCTCGTCGATCACCTTTGTAGTTGGCGCAGGGAATGAGACTGATAGGTTGGCCTTGCTGGACTTCAAGGCCAAGATTACCCATGACCCACTTGGTTTTTTGAGCTCCTGGAATGATAGCATCCATTTCTGCAGCTGGCAAGGTGTTACATGTGGTCGAAAACATCATGACAGGGTCATAAAATTGGACGTGCAATCCCAAAATCTGGGGGGCTCCATATCACCACAAGTAGGAAACTTGAGTTTTCTTAGGGCACTAATCCTCTTAAACAACAGCTTTATTCATATAATCCCTCCAGAAGTTGGGCATCTGCGCAGACTGCAAATCTTGGCATTAGCCAACAACAGCATCAGTGGCCAAATTCCAAGGAATATATCTGGTTGCACCAATCTCATCTACATCAGAGTTCATTATAATCAACTATTTGGAGAAATCCCACCAGAGCTTTCCACTTTGTCCAAGCTCCAACGATTGTCTCTTTACAATAATAACCTAACAGGAAGTATCCATCCTTCTTTTGGAAACTTATCTTCTCTTGAAGTATTAGATGCTGTTTATAATAACTTGGGGGGGAGTATTCCTGAATCTTTTGGCCAGCTGAAAAAGCTTATACTTCTGAGTTTGGGTTCAAATAGATTTGCTGGTACAATTCCTCCATCAATCTTTAATCTCTCTTCTATTATAGTCTTTGATGTAGGAGACAACAAATTACGTGGGAGTCTTCCTTGTGACATGGGCAACACCTTACCCAATCTCCAACATTTTCACATTTTTGGAAATCAGTTTTCTGGATCTATCCCTATTTCACTAGCTAACGCTTCATATCTATATGGCCTGTATATACACTCCAATAAACTCACTGGAAAAGTTCCCTCTGTAGAAATGCTATACAGACTTGAGGCGTTTTCCATTCACTCCAATCTCTTCGGACATGGTGGAGGAAATGACTTGAGTTTTCTTTGCTCTCTCACTAATGCCACAGATCTCAGGATATTGtctacaaataataataaccttGGCGGTGTGTTACCTAATTGCATTAGCAACTTCTCGACTACTCTTAGCTTACTGGGTCTAGGAGAAAATAGAATATCTGGAAGCATTCCAAGAGGGTTAGGAAATCTCATTAACTTGGAGACGCTGGGGATTGCCAAGAACACAATCTCAGGTAATATTCCCTCTGAGATCAGCTATCTTGGGAAGCTAAGAATTTTGGATTTATCTACAAACAATCTCTCAGGGAACATTCCACCCTCCCTAGGAAACTTAACACTATTGATAAGTCTGTATTTAGGAACGAATAATCTTCATGGTGCAATCCCTCCAAGCCTAGCTAAGTTCCAAAATTTGGTGGAATTGATTCTTTCTAAGAATAAGCTCAGTGGTGTTATCCCTCCACAAGTCATGGGTCTAATCTCATTCTCACTAATTGCTGTGGACTTGTCTGCAAACCAATTTACTGGTATCCTCCCCATGGAAATAGGAAACTTCAAAAATCTAGAAAGTTTAGATATTTCTGAAAATAAGTTATTTGGTGAAATCCCAGCAAGTCTTGGCGGCTGTGTAAAACTTGAAGTTCTTGACATGAGAAAAAACTTCTTCCATGGATCCATTCCTTCATCATTGGAGTCATTAAGAGGTATTGAACTTTTAGATCTTTCTAACAACAATTTGTCGGGAGAAATTCCAAAGTTTTTGGAACGTCTCAACTTCTTGCAGCAATTGGATATATCTTACAACCATTTTGAGGGCGAGGTACCAACAAAAGGAGTTTTCCGTAATTCAAGTGCAACTTCAGTTAAGGGAAACGGTGAGCTCTGTGGTGGGATAACAGAGCTTCAGCTTcctaaatgtaaattcaaaaaATCCCATAAGGGGCACAAGCTAACCCTTACCTTGAAGTTGATCATCTCTCTACTTGTTGCACTTCTTGGAATCACTTTGACTTTGTTGTGTCTACTTTTTTCActaagaaagaagagaaaagaaaaccctTCAAGAAACTCAGAAAATTCTCTTCTGAATGTATCTTACCAAAGTCTCCTAAAAGCTACAAACGGGTTCACCTCAGCTAATTTAATTGGTGTTGGTAGCTTTGGGTCTGTCTATAAAGGAATTCTTGATCAGGATTCACGTACAATTGCTGTCAAGGTCCTCAACCTCTTGCGCCATGGAGCTTCTAAGAGTTGCATTGCTGAATGTGAAGCTTTAAGAAATATCAGACATCGAAATCTTGTAAAAGTACTTTCAGCTTGTTCAAGTGTTGACTTTCAAGGTCATGATTTCAAGGCTTTGGTGTATGAATTCATGGTAAATGGCAATCTAGATGAGTGGTTGCatccaaatccaaaaacaaatgatGATGAGGCTCTAGAGAAACCACAAAGTTTGAGTCTTCTTCAAAGGTTGAATATCGCCATTGATGTTGCTAATGCATTGGAATATCTTCATCATCATTGCGATAAAACGATTGTTCATTGCGATCTCAAGCCAGGAAATGTTCTTCTCGATGAAGAAATGACTGCACATGTTGGTGACTTCGGCTTGGCAAGAGTTCTTGTTGAGCACACACGAGATTGTTCAACTGATCAATCAAGTTCCATTGGTATAAGAGGAACAATGGGTTATGCTCCTCCAG AATATGGTATGGGAAATGAAGTAGCAACATATGGTGATGTATATAGTTATGGCATACTCTTGCTGGAGATGTTCACAGGAAAAAGGCCAACTGATGACATGTTCAAGGACAGCTTTATGCTACATGAATTCGTCAAAGCAGCTTTGCCTGAACGACTGGTTGATGTTATTGGTCCTATTCTTCTTTGGGAAATAGAAGATCAGCATGGAGAGACAAGAACGAATGAAACTCCCAATTATCAGAGAAAAATTATAGTTCGTTCCAAAATCAGAGAAGGCTTGAGTTTGATACTTGGAATTGGAGTAGCTTGTTCCATGGAATTTCCAAAGGAAAGGATGAACATCAAGGATGTCTTGAAAGATTTGCATTCAATTCGAGAAAAAACTTCTTGGAATTAG